TGCGGGCGCAAGGGCGGCAACCGCATGTCGTGCTCCTCCAGGAAGCCTTCACGCAACAAGCTCAGGCGATTGGCCATGCCGCAGGCTATCCTTATGTCGTCGCGGGGCCATCCGCCGACATGGCCAGTCCCGAATCCGCCGATACAGCGGACGCCCGCTACATGGCGGCCGGATCCTGGACTCGCGGGGAGGGGCTGGGCAAATATGTCGGCAGTGGGCTTCAACTCCTTTCCGACTTTCCTATCGTGGGCGTGCGCAGAATGGCCTTCCCGGCTTTCGCCTGCGCAGGCTATGATTGCCTTGCCAACAAGGGCGCGTTGATGGCCAGCCTTCGCTTGCCGGGCAGCGGTGATCGCGTCGACATCATCACCACGCATCTCAACAGCAGACGCGCATCGGGCGTGGCGGACGACCGGTCGTTGCAGGCCTATCGCCTGCAGGTGCGCTATCTTTCTGACTTCATCCGTAAGGCACATGACCCGGCCCGTCCCCTGATCGTGGCGGGCGATTTCAATGTCGGGAGCGTGGCGCCGCGCCGCGCCGCGCTGCTATCGCATGTGCAGGCCGACTGGAGTCAGAGTGGCGACATCGACGACGCATTCGGCGAAGCGGTCCGGCACCATTTGCCGCTGTCGGACGACGCTCGTTATGCGCAATGGAGAGCGCGGGACTGGCAATTCTACACGCCAGGGCATTCGACCGACATCGAACTGGAGCGGTTGGATGTGCCGTTTGGCCATGCCGCCGATGGCAGCATGCTGTCCGATCATGTGGGGTACACCG
This window of the Sphingobium sp. CR2-8 genome carries:
- a CDS encoding endonuclease/exonuclease/phosphatase family protein, with translation MKRHIALATILATSIGAAAPELPVSYRGPLQSLAFDGRLSVMTYNIHGLPWPVAWGRSDAFVQMARRLGTLRAQGRQPHVVLLQEAFTQQAQAIGHAAGYPYVVAGPSADMASPESADTADARYMAAGSWTRGEGLGKYVGSGLQLLSDFPIVGVRRMAFPAFACAGYDCLANKGALMASLRLPGSGDRVDIITTHLNSRRASGVADDRSLQAYRLQVRYLSDFIRKAHDPARPLIVAGDFNVGSVAPRRAALLSHVQADWSQSGDIDDAFGEAVRHHLPLSDDARYAQWRARDWQFYTPGHSTDIELERLDVPFGHAADGSMLSDHVGYTATFNLAPRQRVTRSVQPRA